A part of Curtobacterium sp. MCLR17_036 genomic DNA contains:
- a CDS encoding GNAT family N-acetyltransferase, which yields MHITERADTHLDPLVEVLWRVHLGGYPASWPEDPAAWLCPDGSLGAWVAVDDDDLVIGHVGLAVPEPGRMPTVTRLFVEPDRRGAGVADALLEAAERACPGTHVRLDVTEETPAAWRLYERHGWRLTGRGPADWCKPTGEVPTMRYYAKRVG from the coding sequence ATGCACATCACCGAGCGCGCCGACACGCACCTGGACCCCCTGGTCGAGGTGCTCTGGCGTGTGCACCTCGGCGGCTACCCGGCGTCCTGGCCCGAGGACCCGGCCGCGTGGCTCTGCCCCGACGGGTCGCTCGGCGCCTGGGTCGCCGTCGATGACGACGACCTCGTCATCGGCCACGTCGGACTCGCGGTGCCCGAACCCGGCCGGATGCCCACCGTGACGCGGCTGTTCGTCGAACCGGACCGCCGCGGCGCCGGTGTCGCCGACGCCCTGCTCGAGGCCGCCGAACGCGCCTGCCCCGGCACGCACGTGCGGCTCGACGTCACCGAGGAGACCCCGGCCGCGTGGCGCCTCTACGAGCGGCACGGCTGGCGGCTCACCGGCCGCGGTCCCGCCGACTGGTGCAAGCCGACGGGCGAGGTCCCCACGATGCGGTACTACGCGAAGCGCGTCGGCTGA
- a CDS encoding FBP domain-containing protein, translating to MKPLTEADIRSSFVNATPDELAQLPIPGLHEMLWDEREFLGWRDPQAARRGYIVSWIDERPVGIVVRSAGGSLRAGIAAMCSFCHSPQPATQVRLFSAARAGESGRNGNTIGSYICEDLGCSMLIRTAPPHLNPPATIAMRGEALLQRVQNFTADIMKTT from the coding sequence GTGAAGCCACTGACCGAAGCCGACATCCGATCGTCGTTCGTGAACGCCACCCCTGACGAGCTCGCACAGCTGCCGATCCCCGGCCTGCACGAGATGCTCTGGGACGAACGCGAGTTCCTGGGCTGGCGTGACCCCCAGGCCGCCCGCCGCGGCTACATCGTCTCGTGGATCGACGAGCGCCCCGTCGGGATCGTCGTCCGCTCGGCGGGCGGTTCGTTGCGAGCCGGCATCGCCGCGATGTGCTCGTTCTGCCACTCGCCGCAGCCGGCCACCCAGGTGCGCCTCTTCTCGGCGGCACGTGCCGGCGAGTCCGGCCGGAACGGGAACACCATCGGCTCGTACATCTGCGAGGACCTCGGCTGCTCGATGCTCATCCGCACCGCACCGCCGCACCTCAACCCGCCCGCGACGATCGCGATGCGCGGCGAGGCCCTGCTCCAGCGGGTGCAGAACTTCACCGCCGACATCATGAAGACGACCTGA
- a CDS encoding GNAT family N-acetyltransferase — translation MTEATPTVTITDLATPADAEAFRVLNEDWVTRHFTLEDADRAILADPVGHVVEPGGAVFVARLDDEVVGCIGIAPTAPGVFELVKMAVSPGHQGHGLGRRLIAAALDRARALGAHRIDLESNAKLASAVHLYEAFGFRHLRADEVAPSPYARADVHMTLALD, via the coding sequence ATGACCGAAGCGACCCCCACCGTCACCATCACCGACCTCGCGACCCCGGCCGACGCCGAGGCGTTCCGCGTGCTCAACGAGGACTGGGTCACCCGCCACTTCACCCTCGAGGACGCGGACCGTGCGATCCTCGCCGACCCCGTCGGCCACGTCGTCGAGCCCGGCGGCGCGGTGTTCGTCGCCCGTCTCGACGACGAGGTCGTCGGGTGCATCGGCATCGCCCCGACCGCGCCCGGTGTCTTCGAGCTCGTCAAGATGGCCGTCTCCCCCGGCCACCAAGGGCACGGGCTCGGCCGTCGCCTCATCGCCGCGGCCCTCGACCGCGCTCGAGCGCTCGGGGCACACCGGATCGACCTCGAGAGCAACGCGAAGCTCGCCAGCGCGGTCCACCTGTACGAGGCGTTCGGCTTCCGGCACCTGCGCGCCGACGAGGTCGCCCCGAGCCCGTACGCCCGCGCCGACGTGCACATGACCCTCGCCCTCGACTGA
- a CDS encoding LysR substrate-binding domain-containing protein, with amino-acid sequence MDHDPDVDLRQLRAFLAVADELHFGRAAERLHVAQPALSQQIRRTERALGVDLFVRTSRSVALTAAGRVLHGRARSLVEQVRRDLDETVRVGRGEAGRLDLGFVVSALPLGPIERVQAFRARYPSVRVELTEGYSSTLLARIVRGELDLAVVRDADPDPAVRLLPFRTEAFLAAVPRDHRLAGRPAIRGTELVDDPFVFFPAAAGSLATERNLAPVTAGGRRPVVVQEATTWATVLHLVGAGLGVTVLPESAALAAPDTVALLPLRGSEHRSELSWAMRADDDREILRNFVDADRAGDAGSPTRAQ; translated from the coding sequence ATGGATCACGACCCGGACGTCGACCTCCGCCAGCTCCGTGCGTTCCTGGCCGTCGCCGACGAGCTGCACTTCGGGCGGGCGGCCGAGCGGCTGCACGTCGCGCAGCCGGCCCTGTCCCAGCAGATCCGCCGGACCGAGCGCGCGCTCGGCGTCGACCTGTTCGTCCGCACGAGCCGGAGCGTCGCGCTCACGGCGGCGGGCCGGGTGCTGCACGGACGGGCACGGTCGCTCGTCGAGCAGGTGCGCCGGGACCTCGACGAGACGGTCCGGGTCGGCCGCGGCGAGGCCGGGCGGCTCGACCTCGGCTTCGTCGTGTCGGCGCTGCCGCTCGGGCCGATCGAGCGGGTGCAGGCCTTCCGGGCGCGGTACCCGTCGGTGCGCGTCGAGCTGACCGAGGGCTACTCGTCGACCCTGCTCGCCCGCATCGTCCGCGGTGAACTCGACCTGGCCGTCGTGCGCGACGCCGACCCCGACCCCGCGGTCCGGCTGCTGCCGTTCCGCACCGAGGCGTTCCTGGCGGCCGTCCCGCGCGACCACCGCCTCGCCGGGCGGCCGGCGATCCGGGGGACCGAGCTCGTCGACGACCCCTTCGTGTTCTTCCCGGCCGCGGCGGGCTCGCTCGCCACCGAGCGGAACCTCGCCCCGGTCACCGCCGGGGGCCGACGGCCCGTCGTCGTGCAGGAGGCCACCACCTGGGCGACCGTCCTGCACCTGGTCGGTGCCGGCCTCGGCGTGACCGTCCTGCCGGAGAGCGCTGCGCTCGCCGCACCGGACACTGTCGCGCTGCTGCCCCTGCGGGGGAGCGAGCACCGCAGCGAGCTCTCGTGGGCGATGCGCGCCGACGACGACCGCGAGATCCTCCGCAACTTCGTCGACGCCGACCGGGCAGGAGACGCCGGGTCTCCCACTCGAGCGCAGTAG